The sequence below is a genomic window from Paramisgurnus dabryanus chromosome 4, PD_genome_1.1, whole genome shotgun sequence.
TATGTCCATGTATGTCACtacaaataaactttttttaaatacttttaattCATTTTGTTTTAATTCTTCTGCATTTATATGCTATGAAAAAGTGATTCCCAAAATACTTGCATGGTGACAAAAGAAAATCTGACAAATTGttcattgattttgttttatttaaatacagaaCTGCAAAAAGTTGCcttaaaaaaatgctatgcTACTTGCAACTACATGAGGTGTACATCAGGAGGGAGGTGGGGACTGAGCTATGCACAATGGACAAAGCAGAACAATAAGAAAGATATAAAATGTTGGTGTAAATAGCTTGGCAGAAAGGAAAAACAGCCTTTCTTGTGAGAGACGGAACAATGGGGAGACGAGTACCGGAGGGAGATTGTGGGTGGATGTTATGTGCGAGCACTTCGCTCTGTCTCTGCTAGACACTCCCTGACAAGAGCACGTGCATGAATGATACCTGAAATGACAGAAAATAAGATATTTAAACAAGCTGGCATTCAATtgaacaataaaaacaacagtTAAGAGGAAATATTTAGCAAGCCCTAACGTGAAGAGTTAAAAGTTCCTGTACTTGCGTTCTGATTTTACAAATATGTGCCATTTGGAATAACCATGTATGTTACTATATTACAAtatgcaaaaacagtaaaagcCGTGACATAATCTTATATATAATAAACTGGCTTAGAATTCACTTCATATTTCAACTGAAGAATTATATCCTAAACATAGAAAAATTTGATTGTTCAAGTTTgagtatttattttaaacttaaaaagctATTGATCAGagatttcgttttttttttttcactataGCCCTTTATACACACAGATTACAGAAATTACACTAACAATTTCTTAAGGATTTGTCCGGGATCATTTTATTTTGGTTTATGCAGgctgccaatgattttctggaatctgtgcATGCGTTCACACACATCCAGTAAAGACAAGATGCGATGTGTATTGTGTTTTCAGTCGTGCATTTAGTGGATTTTATTCACAGCATCTTAAGTTTGCTTATCATCTGTGatttctctcgctctctcgaGAAACCGTGTGCAATTTTGTTTCAGATTGATTACAAACAAGTTTCTATATTCAACTTCACAGACATTTTTACCATAAATGTTgatctgcatttaaaacccccATGTCAAAGAGCCAAACGATAACTTGACACTTTGACCTGACCCTTGCGGAATTGTTCCATCCTTTTGTTCACACAAGACGTATTCCCTTTTTATAGGAACAATCCCAGAATCAATAACAGTGGATGTGATTTTTCAGGGATCAACGTGCTGTGTTAAAGGGGTTCGTGTTAATGCtcaaaatatcgatacgacAATACATCGTCATGAACTCCCGATGATGCGCGCATCAACACAGCACCTTACGTATCGATTTTGAAGGTAGTGTGACGAATTGCAGTTGATGTGTATGGAAAGGACGCGTATGACCCGTGGAGTacgttaaagagcacctatttcattgctcaaaaacattattttgtgtatttggtataatacaatgtgtttgcgtggttaaaaaaggtaaaaaaaaaaaaacattattttccacataataGCTCCATATTTCAAAagctctgattttgtacaaagctcattgatctgaaaagctgatgattggccagctaatctgtacgttgtgattggcctgcatacctctgacgtcagccggaaatgtgacgctccatACCATGTTTGACTGAGCATACTTGACTTTCCGTGTCTGTCTCTCGTGTGCACACGTCTGCACACCTTGCCTAAGCACACTTCGTAATCTCTCTCTACTCCTACCCCTCTCTatgagttcagtatgaaagTGCAGATATTTTATCCTAAACGGCTGCAAAGGGCTTGTCGTGTAGTTAAAGTAGCGTTGCACAAAAAAGACAGCACGTCGTCTCGTAAGCAATCCATAATAAAACTACTGCAcgcatttttaaaaacaatgaaGCGCACGCTGCTTTATTAGCCGCTTTCttataattcagtaacacttttGGGAAGAAAGACGACAAAGAGCTGCATGTGAAAAGTGAGTATAGGAATTGGAGCTACTTCAAACTACAGCGgtcacattaataatctgatttaTATAGAGAAATAGCATTTagtctgactgcatgtttaCACAGATATTTATAGTTATAGAAGAATTTTATGAAAGAAGAATATAATGCCTAAACTAGAGTAAGGCACCATCTTTGCAAAACTGCTTTGAAACAAGATGAGTTAAGTACTATTGCACTGAGATTTGATGTATTTCCCtcaaaattaataaatgaatggaaaaaacacaactgttacaacaacactgcttattaaatgtacaataaacagaataataatgataaaattctgaacaaaaatgaaattcaaATTGTCTTGTATCGTGATGTGCATCGTACCATGGCCTTGTATCGGGATATATATCGTATTGGGAAATTGTTAGCGATACACAGTCCTAGTTCGTGTGTACAACCCAATGCACCTGCATGCTACACATGCCATTGACTGTTAAAAGCATTATGTTTTGAGTACCTCTCTTTAGTCTCTCCATGGCACTTTTGCTGCCGGCATACGTAGGCCGTATTTCACGGCTCATCTCCTCAATGACGGAAAGCAGCTCACTATAGGTAGATCCCTGGGACACTTTTACTGGCTAGGAAttgaaagaaaatgttttaaatgttaccATCTTACAAAAAATCTAACTTGGAAACACCTCAATAAATTAAAACCTCATTGGGTTTTGTGTGTCTTATGAGTAAGTCAtgcaagaaccaatgagattttACGTTATTTgacatatattttaatttagtgATCGGATAAGCTAATTTAAATTTGACTAAATAAGCTTAATATCAATAATATTCTCACTCACACATGTGTATAAAGTGAtggttatttatatttaaaacagttttcagctgaaaaaagcaattttttcaactattcctttaaaataaaataaacgtGAATGTTTATGAGATGCTTGGTCCTAGTATTTGTTCACacagtgagaaaaaaaatctatttaggGATAAAACTGGGGGGGGGGGTATGAGCATAGTTAAAAGAACCCTTAGAAGTTTGCTAGTTTGGGTGAaactagtaaaaaaaaaacatacttgTACAAAGCCCATTGATGGTGGACCAAAATCGCTAAATGCTGGTCTAAAGTTTGAAGAGGACGGTAGTGATGGAGAAGAGCCACAGGATCCTAAAACCAAGGAGCAAATGGAGAACTAGTCACAAATCAAAAAAGCACCAAAAGACAAACTTAAACAATGGTAATTCGCCACTCAACAACATGGGAGAAAGTAAAATAAGCCAAAGATTGGATCTGATTGTGTCATGGCATGGCACACTTGCATATAACATTAGGTACGAAAACAGCCATGTTAGGTTTCAAGACAAACACAGTAGGGTGCGGTTAGCAACACACTATGCCACACATTTATGTAATGAGCAAGACAGATGGCTATGGCTCCTTTAACTCCTCCCCTTTATCAGTTCATCTGACCTCGTTTACTGTAGGTTCACTGACCCTTTCCGGATTAACAAGGGTGAATGAGAAAAGATGATGTATACAAAAAGCCCTAAAGTATGTTTTTATGCAAAACACGCATAAGCAATGAACACAATGAAACTCACCTGGTGGAGTGTGGTTGGAGCCGGTGGGTGCGGGGGCGATCGGCTTGTAACTCATATTTACACCACCGTCGACTATACCTCGCTTGATCCAAAGTTCCCGTTTATCTTCTGAATACAAAGCCAGTGATCTTTGGTATCTGAAGCAGTGAACTGAGTAAAGCACACATAAGAGATGTTATGAGGGATGATAAAGGCTAGCGGACATTAAAGACAGTACCATTGAACTTAACCGGCTTGAAATTCTTACTTCTCTACTCATACTctttttgtttaacttcatAAATATTCCTACCAACGGTAATGTAGCGACACATTTAGTAAACACATGCTAGAAATATTAGGCATATTAAAAAGTCGAGGATGCCTATAGTGCCATATGAAAGGTACATTTAACTACCCACCTCTTCCGCGAACTCGCTCGACAGCGACACGCGCTAAATATCCAACAAACCGACAAAAACAAACTCTGTGAAGACTTTGGGGACTTTCGGACAACTGGAGGGGCTTTGGTCGTTATCGATGTCGGTTAATAACTGTTTGATGAGATGAATGGGGAATATAACGCACAGAAACACTTTAGCTCCGCGGAGGTGTCGATTCTCCACTCTTCTTCCTGCGCGTGCTAGCCTGCTATGTTATTTTCCCATGATACTCGGCAAAAAGAGAGTGTGTGCGTCATCACGCCGCCCGGCACGCGCCTGTACGCTCTCTGCTCCATGAATCCATTCTGGAATTTTCTCGTTTTGGTGTTGAGGAGCAGGGAACGTAAAGTGGGGAAgggtttgttaataaaatattttattttattatttataaatcatttaattattttataggCTAATGATTGCATGCTTGTTATACAAAGACAAATTACGTGGGAGGTCTTAATGCAACGTGACGCAGGACTACAAAGAAGATCCCGTATGGCTTAACACAATTGTGACCGTGccagtgaaattttttttttatatatataaaaccatCTTACAAGTAGTCTAGTGAAGATCATTCTTTGGAAAATGACCTTGGTGTccttaatattgactgagtaagatcatgtcaaggATTGAAATTAATggctgaaatcaaactttgatgttcGCTATCTGcgaatttgattttgagacttCCTGCATGGTTTTCACAGGAAGCAGGGTCACAATTATCTTCTCAATAAgcaataaaattaaattttttgagtTTCAAAAGGTTTTTGCTTACTGGGATTAAAACACAGAGTgagcatttattttaaacattgcAGCACACTTTATGTAGACATTGATTTCTGTTTATAAACATGGTTAGGCATTGTTGCATTTGTCATCATCTCCTTCTAACCCTTACATTTCAAAGTGAACGGCAGCTTTAAGGTTAAGGTTCCaccactttttatttatttctgttggAAAAAGTGTGCATCAGGCATCattatcaattttttttaaagaattattACATCAGATATTACAAATTATAAGCCACATATAAAAATCATTTGAGGAGTGACTGTAAGGTGAACCTTTAGAAGTTATTTCATTGTCATCCATTAAGTACCTTTCTTGTTATATATAACCAGAAATTGCTTATACTGTATTCCTGAAATCAGATATGCTTCTAAATCAATAAAGGTACACACAGAGCCCATTGCAATCACATATAATACAATCAAATAGCTGCATGACCTGCAGAAAAATAAAGTGCAATCACATCTTAAGCATCAGTGTGTGGACAGAAATAGACCAACGTATGTGAAACTAACTGAATGCTCTTTTTTACAACCCAAGAAGCCATCCACTAAAGGAAATGCTGTGTCATTGCACCATGTTTAAATCTTACACATGTAAGATTATCTATCTGCCTAGATAACTTGGgcatctctctctatctctctctctctctatctctctctctccacatgTAGATGAAAAACCCAGACAATCCTCCTGTACACTCGTTTACCCTTATTTTAGcccaaaataaaaacaaaattataaacaatgtGCAATCTGCACATAATGAATCACATTTTTAATATCTACAGACATGTACAGAAATGCACAAACAGTATTTCTGGATCAGACAGTTACATTAGACGTTTGATCATTTTTGGACCTAAAGGCCTCGGTTGGGACAGCCCAAGCACTGACTGCATAAAACCTGCTGAAGTCAGACCTTCATGCTGCGTCTCACAGTACCGTGCGGGACAGGGGCGCATTTGGTCTTCGACTCTTCAGCTGCCATGGATCTAAAAACTAACGTTAAGTTATCTTTCAATCGAAAgtgtgttgttttaactttaCTGATCATTTGTTCATTTCATCTGTCCCGATCAAAGCGAGTATCCAAGTGTCCTTCAGGATGCACTTGTACGACAGATTCCATCATTTGCGTCGGTTCGCCTTTCATCCCAAGATCTATACCGAGTGACATCAACTCTCTGTAAGTCTCTTATGTGCGCGAAACATCTTAGCGATAGTGCTTGTAATATATAGGCTAGATAAatatttattacaaaatatatatatttctgttcgatatttgtgtttaaacctGCATTGTGCAGTAAATGTATCAAGCAACAAAACAAGAACTAAAACACCATGCAGTGTCTTTATAATTATTagtgtatttatttacttttatataGGAGTATTGTTAATTGCAGTTTCCCAGAAATCCAGGAGGCTATGTTTTCGCTCATGCCTTCACTGCAGTTACTGTAAGTGACCACTCTGATGCATCACTTTTAAATTTACCTTGTGTTTATCTGCATTACACAATCACACCATGTTTTACAGGGCAATATTAATATACACAAAGTATATCTTATACATGTGTGATTTCTGTATGGTCAAAAAACTGTACATAATACGCATATAAGATAAAACttaaacaatattttcttctcTTTAGTCTCCTTAGTTCAAATTCATTTTCTGCAATAAAGGAGGATGCATTCTCTGGGCTTCCTCACCTTGAGTACCTGTGAGTGTTTATGCTTGTAGGAAGACAGCAATATTTAATACAACAGTATCTGCATATAATTATCAATATTAAATCATAatatttaaatgatattaaTTGTAATGTGCAGCCTATTACAGTGTATTAAGAAATTATTCAGGCCCCCTTTATTTACTAATGTTGTTATGTTGCAGCCCTATacaatcatttaaattaatttattgtaaaaaaaagaatagCAGAAAATCCCCAAATTCAAGTGTGGAAACTTGTTTTGTCATACCTAAAAAGGCTTGAGGCCAAAGATGTAAAGAGTAAAGGATCTGTATACTTATGTAAATGTGATATTtcagttttattgtttttgaaGGGCTCCTAACCTACGTGTTTTCAGCAATATTTTAATAGTCTCCGGtatccccagaatgtgtctgtaaagttacagctcaaaatacaccacagatctttTATTATACGATGTTGAACATGTGACTGCAATGAAAAACGCGCGGCTattgtgtgtgtctctttaaatgcaaagaaagcttcTGTTTCCCTCCCTGTATGCAAAGTAGGGGGTAGAGCACTTacacatgtgctttggactacatcAGAAAGTGTCTTTGGCAGAAGATTGAACTGCGCGCCCATATGGCAGAGTCTGTGAGCGTTTGGggcgtaatcaatgtgacatcacattgataggggatCCCCAACAGCTTTAACagttttgtgtgactgttgcggtttaaaggagattacacaaagaaaGAATGGATGGATTTATATAATAACAGGATGTTCCTGCACAAACAGactcattttaataaaaacacatttaaaagtgcattttttaggTTGGAGGGGCTTTAATCAATTTACAGATATTTCCAAAATTATTTTTTCACTTCGTCATTATACAGAGTGTATAttattgagaaaaaaaaaactatttaaatgatTGGTGTTAGACTGcaacataacaaaataaaaacatgaagGGAGTCTGAATACTTCTGAATGCACACTattctatttaatttatattatataatgtaATGTAAGAGAAATTAACATATTTGTCAAAAAATATTTGTCTCGACTTTGAACAGTGTTAGAGATTGTAAAAGGATTTGACcgcatttttaaacattttggttTATGGGCATATTATCTACcctctttataaaaaaaaaattcatagccatgccatagaagaaccatttttttggTTCACCAAAGAACCATTGTCGCTCTTACAAGAACCATTTcctacatttttataatctaaagaagCTTTTTTGAAACAGAATGGTTCTTTactatggaaccatacagcctaaactctaaaaaatgttgggttgtaataacacacactctaaaaaaattgcataacaaatttataatcataggggaaccaatttttggtgctatatagcacctaaagagcacctatgaagaaccatacgggggtgatatagcaccacaatagcaccagatatggttctatatagcacaatatggttctacacaggtgctatatggcacttaaaatggttcctctatgagtACTATTgagcaccatttgtttttacagtgcatattttagtcaaatatggacaaacccaacaatTGGGTTATTTCAACCCATATTGGGTAACAAAATGTATAACCctacagcattttttaaagtgaaaatttgTTCTTCTGTGGCATTGTGTATAGCACCCAAATTGTATTACCATACAGAATAGTTTGCAGAGTAGCTTGCTGTACTGTATGCTGaagtaaatttaaaatgaagatGTGCACTTTgttgtttcatttcatttcatttgacAAACTAGATTCATTGAGGGTAACAACATTGAAGGCATAAGCAAATATGCCTTCAGAGGACTTCGCGATGTTACACATTTGTGAGTATAACATTCAA
It includes:
- the cdk2ap2 gene encoding cyclin-dependent kinase 2-associated protein 2 codes for the protein MSYKPIAPAPTGSNHTPPGSCGSSPSLPSSSNFRPAFSDFGPPSMGFVQPVKVSQGSTYSELLSVIEEMSREIRPTYAGSKSAMERLKRGIIHARALVRECLAETERSART